One segment of Dolichospermum sp. DET69 DNA contains the following:
- the tnpA gene encoding IS200/IS605 family transposase codes for MRANFTQLYLHYVWATWDRLPLIIPEIQQLVYAAIIKECEELKCTVIAIGGIEDHVHLLTGFPTTVSVSEVIKQAKGSSSHFINHEIKPKEFFKWQGSYGAFTVSYDAIDNVANYIRNQQIHHQEKLLISTWEMNLETKTPGD; via the coding sequence ATGAGGGCAAATTTTACACAATTGTATTTACATTATGTTTGGGCAACATGGGATAGATTGCCATTAATTATACCAGAAATTCAGCAATTAGTTTATGCAGCAATTATTAAAGAGTGTGAGGAATTAAAATGTACAGTTATTGCCATTGGGGGAATTGAGGATCATGTTCATCTTTTAACAGGATTTCCCACAACAGTTAGCGTATCCGAAGTTATCAAACAAGCAAAGGGTAGTTCTTCTCATTTTATTAATCACGAAATTAAACCCAAAGAATTTTTTAAATGGCAAGGAAGTTATGGTGCATTTACAGTTAGTTATGATGCTATAGATAATGTAGCTAATTACATTAGAAATCAACAAATACATCATCAAGAAAAATTACTTATTTCTACATGGGAAATGAACTTGGAAACAAAAACTCCTGGCGATTAG